From Domibacillus sp. DTU_2020_1001157_1_SI_ALB_TIR_016, a single genomic window includes:
- a CDS encoding Arm DNA-binding domain-containing protein → MASIRKYKKSGEKKVYYEFRIRYKDPITHKYKEKSKRGFTSAIEAQIAAAEEEKRILEGFEVNEKVYTLESFLTNWLLEYKKRFGP, encoded by the coding sequence ATGGCCAGTATTCGCAAGTATAAAAAAAGCGGTGAGAAAAAAGTGTATTATGAATTCCGCATTCGTTATAAAGACCCTATAACACATAAGTATAAAGAAAAATCAAAGAGAGGTTTTACGTCGGCAATTGAGGCTCAAATTGCTGCTGCAGAAGAAGAAAAAAGAATTTTGGAAGGCTTTGAAGTCAATGAAAAAGTATATACCCTGGAATCATTCTTAACAAACTGGCTGCTTGAGTACAAAAAAAGGTTCGGTCCGTAA
- a CDS encoding DUF2213 domain-containing protein: protein MKVQRYDRMLITDSMLKKDSAGFLTVTAPITRPGVFPYQRQDGAIQYEAKLPDEVFSDLAIFSARSKPVTDGHPNEAVTVENVSRYSKGMSHTDSRVEGGMLVVTMTITDAALMDRIFSGEQSEISIGFMSDIIEQRFLRTEPFFVLKQPVC from the coding sequence GTGAAGGTACAGCGTTATGACCGCATGCTGATTACAGATTCCATGCTGAAAAAAGATTCAGCTGGCTTTTTAACCGTGACAGCTCCTATTACTCGGCCAGGGGTTTTCCCTTATCAAAGGCAAGACGGGGCGATTCAGTATGAAGCAAAGTTGCCGGATGAAGTATTCAGTGATTTAGCTATTTTCTCCGCTCGATCTAAACCGGTCACAGACGGGCATCCAAATGAAGCGGTGACGGTTGAAAACGTTAGCCGCTATTCAAAAGGAATGTCACACACGGACAGCCGGGTGGAAGGTGGCATGCTGGTTGTCACAATGACGATAACGGATGCTGCTTTAATGGACCGTATTTTCAGCGGGGAACAAAGTGAAATTAGTATCGGCTTCATGAGCGATATTATAGAGCAGCGGTTTTTACGGACCGAACCTTTTTTTGTACTCAAGCAGCCAGTTTGTTAA
- a CDS encoding ATP-binding protein: MDHNNNASNQNISNNKIEYKHNVPSEKGFVFKFVKKDNNFIHTFSEGSFLKKLGLSSSSFVGKPLSDFFSGDQLNAAFYCYETAWNGNIISFEGSTNGFSYLTTLTPITINSQVVEVIGTVFEITEFRKNALKIQELEKLSLIGELAAGVAHEIRNPLTSITGFAQLIEELSNDETINIYLEVMLTELNRINTIVNEFMFISKPKENMDTRDTDIKVLISHVIKFMSPQATLRGVRLSESISSNSTLIAHCDPNQIIQVLMNLVQNAIEATTDPAQEIVISLKNTNKNSLLIEVTDKGSGISKERLKRLFEPFYTTKEKGTGLGLMMCRRIIENHNGTIKINSQLGEGTTVRITLPKSFNHQKQD, encoded by the coding sequence ATGGATCATAATAACAATGCTAGTAATCAGAATATTTCAAATAATAAAATCGAATATAAACATAATGTTCCAAGCGAGAAGGGATTCGTATTTAAATTTGTAAAGAAAGATAACAATTTTATTCATACATTTAGCGAAGGCTCTTTTCTAAAAAAGTTAGGTCTTTCTTCTTCATCTTTTGTTGGCAAGCCGTTATCTGATTTCTTTTCTGGAGATCAACTAAATGCTGCCTTCTATTGCTATGAAACAGCCTGGAACGGCAATATTATTAGCTTCGAAGGAAGTACAAATGGATTCTCTTATCTTACTACGTTAACTCCAATAACTATAAATTCCCAAGTCGTTGAAGTAATTGGCACAGTTTTCGAAATCACAGAGTTCCGAAAGAATGCCTTAAAAATTCAGGAACTAGAAAAACTTTCGTTAATTGGTGAATTAGCAGCTGGTGTTGCCCATGAAATTCGAAATCCTTTAACATCCATAACAGGTTTTGCTCAATTGATTGAGGAACTTTCAAATGACGAGACAATAAATATTTATTTGGAAGTAATGCTTACAGAACTAAATCGAATTAATACCATCGTCAATGAGTTTATGTTTATATCTAAACCTAAAGAAAATATGGATACTAGAGATACAGACATTAAGGTGTTAATCTCTCATGTTATAAAATTTATGAGCCCCCAAGCAACCCTTAGAGGGGTACGTCTTTCCGAATCTATTAGTTCCAATTCAACACTTATTGCTCATTGCGACCCCAACCAGATAATACAAGTTTTAATGAACCTGGTACAAAATGCGATTGAAGCAACGACCGATCCCGCACAGGAAATAGTGATTTCACTTAAAAATACAAATAAAAATAGCCTTTTAATAGAAGTTACTGATAAAGGGAGTGGTATCTCAAAAGAAAGACTAAAAAGATTATTTGAACCTTTCTATACAACAAAAGAAAAAGGGACAGGCTTAGGACTTATGATGTGTAGACGGATTATAGAAAACCATAACGGCACAATAAAGATTAACAGTCAACTTGGTGAAGGAACGACTGTCAGAATCACTTTACCTAAATCCTTTAATCATCAAAAACAGGATTAG
- a CDS encoding minor capsid protein, with protein sequence MARKMPPTRFPDAVAVSYYRIIKRLIDELGKVTLSVFDESIKPEIKNYRNRVDDESYRIDGPLDVIRQAIEVIKGLSLGIFTADAVLNAATNFVNGINVFNKKNMQDQGRVKGIDPTQFEPWLDEFMRTSIAENVSYISTIRDEYFPEIESIVYQGVKNGTSEKEIRDQLVRRTGMSVNRAKFIARDQTGSILGQMTAERHKAMGVEKFRWVTSNDEWVRDSYKGLEGQVFEYANPPAAGLPGTDYNCRCTANPVFDD encoded by the coding sequence ATGGCTAGGAAAATGCCACCCACGCGTTTTCCTGATGCTGTAGCAGTTTCATATTACCGAATCATTAAGAGGCTCATAGACGAACTGGGAAAGGTCACGCTGAGTGTGTTTGATGAAAGTATTAAGCCGGAAATCAAAAACTATCGAAACCGGGTTGATGATGAATCATACAGAATAGACGGTCCGCTTGATGTGATCAGACAAGCTATTGAAGTGATAAAAGGTTTATCGCTCGGCATCTTTACGGCTGATGCTGTGCTAAATGCTGCTACAAACTTTGTGAACGGCATTAATGTTTTTAACAAAAAGAACATGCAGGATCAAGGGCGCGTGAAAGGTATCGATCCAACGCAGTTTGAGCCTTGGCTTGATGAGTTTATGAGAACATCCATAGCGGAGAATGTGAGCTATATCAGCACGATACGGGATGAATACTTTCCTGAAATTGAATCCATTGTCTATCAGGGTGTAAAGAATGGCACCAGTGAAAAAGAAATACGCGATCAGCTAGTGCGGCGCACCGGAATGTCAGTAAATCGTGCGAAGTTTATTGCCCGAGATCAGACCGGCTCCATTCTTGGTCAGATGACCGCTGAGCGACATAAGGCAATGGGAGTGGAAAAGTTCAGATGGGTAACATCTAATGATGAGTGGGTCCGGGATTCTTATAAGGGGCTGGAAGGACAGGTTTTTGAATACGCCAATCCTCCAGCTGCCGGATTGCCGGGTACTGATTATAACTGCCGTTGTACTGCTAATCCTGTTTTTGATGATTAA
- a CDS encoding anti-CBASS protein Acb1 family protein: MNTLDAARQQVNQMRNDFMVGHGKGSQKDMLVRQRPSLRQKLTDEDITNLYASNRIVQNIIDIPAEDMTRSWFMLRMDNDKLGKDIMSRLADLNAKEAFKKMRQHERLRGDGFISLGVTQKTPINLAAELKEETIKRIDYLHAFSSMKVISFLTNEDMFSPKYGQVERFKIRRRSSNSGIVVPQLEDTLVHLSRFLHDQTRRLEDDERGQSLLEPLYDVIKVLDTSLWSVGQILYDYTFKVYKSKDVASLKKEDRRELGMLMDFMFRTEALAIIADHEELKKESTSTVGMKDLLDFVWDYIAGAARMPKTVIKGQEAGTIAGAQYDVMNYYSRIAAHQENEMKPLLGRLIRMILWAEDEPGGRVDPDSLEWEIKFNPLWSVDAKTDAEIRKLTAETDAIYIVNGVHTADEVREARFGQFGLTEELKMSGDSIDYERMAKEVYEGLERKSSKWLGKCHPRVFLML; this comes from the coding sequence ATGAACACACTCGATGCGGCTAGACAGCAAGTGAACCAAATGAGAAATGATTTTATGGTTGGTCACGGTAAAGGAAGCCAGAAAGACATGTTGGTCCGGCAGCGTCCGAGCCTGCGTCAAAAATTAACTGATGAAGACATCACAAACCTTTATGCCAGTAATCGGATCGTTCAAAACATTATCGATATACCCGCTGAAGACATGACACGCAGCTGGTTCATGTTACGCATGGACAATGACAAGCTGGGCAAAGACATTATGAGCCGGCTTGCTGATCTGAATGCAAAAGAAGCCTTCAAAAAAATGCGGCAGCATGAACGGCTGCGTGGTGATGGATTTATTTCTTTAGGGGTGACTCAGAAGACCCCGATTAATCTTGCTGCTGAGCTGAAAGAAGAAACAATAAAAAGAATCGATTATCTCCATGCTTTTTCGAGCATGAAGGTGATCAGTTTCTTAACAAACGAGGATATGTTTAGTCCGAAATATGGTCAGGTGGAGCGTTTTAAAATCCGTCGTCGCTCCAGCAATTCAGGAATCGTAGTGCCGCAATTAGAAGATACTCTTGTCCACTTATCCCGCTTTCTTCACGATCAAACGAGGCGGCTTGAGGATGATGAAAGAGGCCAGTCATTGCTTGAGCCGCTTTATGACGTTATTAAAGTGCTTGATACTTCTTTATGGTCCGTTGGCCAGATTCTTTATGACTATACCTTCAAAGTGTACAAATCCAAAGATGTCGCCAGTCTGAAGAAAGAAGACAGGCGGGAGCTAGGCATGCTCATGGACTTCATGTTCCGGACTGAGGCGCTTGCTATTATTGCGGATCATGAAGAGCTGAAAAAAGAATCTACCAGTACAGTCGGCATGAAAGACCTGCTTGATTTCGTTTGGGATTATATAGCTGGTGCCGCTCGCATGCCCAAGACAGTTATTAAAGGGCAGGAAGCTGGCACAATAGCAGGCGCACAATACGATGTAATGAACTATTATTCTCGCATTGCTGCTCATCAGGAAAATGAAATGAAGCCGTTGCTCGGAAGGCTCATTCGTATGATTTTATGGGCAGAGGATGAACCAGGCGGCCGTGTGGATCCGGACTCACTGGAGTGGGAAATCAAGTTCAATCCACTTTGGTCTGTTGATGCAAAAACAGATGCAGAGATCAGGAAGCTAACCGCTGAAACGGATGCGATCTACATCGTTAACGGTGTTCATACAGCAGATGAAGTAAGAGAAGCACGCTTTGGGCAGTTTGGTTTGACAGAAGAACTAAAAATGAGCGGTGATTCTATAGATTATGAGCGCATGGCTAAAGAAGTTTATGAGGGCTTGGAAAGGAAGTCATCAAAATGGCTAGGAAAATGCCACCCACGCGTTTTCCTGATGCTGTAG
- a CDS encoding PBSX family phage terminase large subunit: MTVVEKEVSPHFDDFLFEWSTKFQFLVGGYGSGKSYHVALKIILKLLAEKRTALVVREVYDTHRDSTYSLLEELVIDLGLDGRIKCMTSPMQIRFPNGSKIIFKGMDKPAKLKSINNISLVWLEECSEIKYSGFKELLGRLRHPTLKLHMILSTNPIGEDNWSFKHFFKDEQNNRLVLDDADLYEKRTVITNDTYYHHSTADDNFFLPESYIAQLDELKDYDPDLYRIARKGRFGVNGVKVLPQFEVQPHNEVMEAIRRTVKIDKRVGMDFGFEDSYNAIVRMAVDDRRKILYLSWEYYKNKMTDPQTAEDIIEFKETRELIIADSAEPKAIEFFRQQGFNIRGAEKFQGSRLANTKKVKRFKKIICSDQCPNVIAELKTLTYKKNKLDEIIPDEFNVDPHTFSAIWYGLDGYEVADLKNPLERYKQLLGR; the protein is encoded by the coding sequence ATGACAGTAGTTGAAAAAGAAGTAAGCCCACACTTTGACGATTTTCTTTTTGAATGGTCCACTAAATTTCAGTTTCTTGTTGGCGGCTATGGATCAGGTAAAAGCTATCACGTTGCATTAAAAATCATTCTGAAGCTGTTGGCAGAAAAACGAACCGCCCTTGTTGTGCGTGAGGTATACGATACACACCGCGATTCGACTTACTCTTTACTCGAGGAGCTGGTCATTGATCTAGGGCTTGATGGCCGCATTAAATGCATGACATCTCCTATGCAAATCCGCTTCCCGAATGGGAGCAAGATCATTTTTAAAGGGATGGACAAGCCAGCTAAATTAAAGTCGATCAATAACATCTCACTTGTCTGGCTGGAAGAGTGTTCAGAAATTAAGTATTCAGGCTTTAAGGAATTGCTCGGACGTCTCCGGCATCCAACATTAAAGCTGCACATGATCTTATCAACTAATCCAATCGGGGAGGATAACTGGTCCTTTAAGCATTTTTTCAAGGATGAACAAAACAACCGCCTCGTATTGGATGACGCGGATCTTTACGAAAAACGGACAGTCATCACGAATGATACTTACTATCACCATTCAACCGCTGACGATAACTTTTTTCTACCTGAAAGCTACATTGCTCAGTTGGATGAATTAAAAGACTATGATCCAGACCTTTACCGTATTGCTCGGAAAGGCCGTTTTGGCGTGAACGGCGTGAAGGTGCTGCCTCAGTTTGAAGTGCAGCCACACAATGAAGTGATGGAGGCTATACGGAGAACGGTAAAAATTGATAAACGGGTAGGCATGGACTTTGGATTCGAAGATTCTTATAACGCTATCGTTCGAATGGCTGTAGATGATAGAAGAAAAATCCTTTATCTCTCCTGGGAGTACTACAAAAACAAAATGACGGATCCTCAGACAGCAGAGGACATCATTGAATTTAAAGAAACCCGTGAGCTCATCATTGCGGACTCAGCAGAGCCAAAGGCCATTGAGTTTTTCCGACAGCAAGGCTTTAACATTCGAGGAGCTGAAAAGTTTCAAGGTTCCCGCCTGGCTAACACGAAAAAGGTCAAGCGTTTCAAGAAAATCATTTGCTCTGATCAGTGTCCTAACGTGATTGCCGAATTAAAGACGCTCACTTACAAAAAGAACAAGTTAGATGAAATCATTCCAGATGAGTTTAATGTTGATCCGCATACATTTTCAGCAATCTGGTACGGCCTTGATGGCTATGAAGTCGCAGATCTGAAGAATCCACTTGAGCGGTATAAACAGTTACTGGGGAGGTGA
- a CDS encoding ArpU family phage packaging/lysis transcriptional regulator produces MTVKQLALFKNIDEKEIQNLLIMELRNYRALKVQIENKKEREEAGVIDLFPSVRQQDQLNELKVKQIDRALNRSLDFIERRIIEMKYFTSDETKDINIYLELGLKKGKYYDKKRSAIYRLATALGII; encoded by the coding sequence ATGACGGTAAAGCAGCTAGCACTTTTTAAAAATATAGACGAAAAAGAAATTCAAAACCTGCTGATTATGGAGCTACGGAATTATCGAGCTCTTAAAGTACAAATTGAAAACAAAAAAGAGAGGGAAGAAGCTGGAGTAATTGATCTTTTTCCTTCAGTTCGGCAGCAGGACCAGCTGAATGAGTTAAAGGTGAAGCAGATCGATCGTGCGCTAAATCGGAGCCTAGATTTTATTGAACGAAGAATCATTGAAATGAAGTACTTCACTTCTGATGAAACAAAGGATATCAACATCTATTTGGAATTAGGCTTAAAGAAAGGAAAGTACTATGACAAAAAACGCTCGGCCATTTATCGTCTTGCTACCGCCCTGGGAATTATTTAA
- a CDS encoding STAS domain-containing protein — protein sequence MENDLKILGEAILEAKHEIAKKVHEIRLAEATEEQKQIASQLDEQEVINIRANFVARFGEALVKGVDKEKIYNDIEQWGKETGQFAYSLGVSLDEALGDTAFYRTFISEVIEEAVIKHNLSVRTVFASARVIDPLLDHAVYCFSLTYIHFYKETLENAKTAFIELSVPVVPLSKGIAVLPLIGNMDTERAGLLMEETLKAAKRLNLTHLILDLSGVLVVDTMVADQIFKVIDALKLLGVQTILTGIRPEIAQTVVSLGLDFSKQVTWANLQQALVDVQLFHN from the coding sequence ATGGAAAATGACTTAAAGATTCTTGGGGAAGCAATATTAGAAGCAAAGCACGAAATTGCTAAAAAGGTCCATGAAATTAGATTAGCTGAAGCTACTGAAGAACAAAAACAAATTGCCTCCCAGTTGGATGAACAAGAAGTTATAAATATTAGAGCCAATTTTGTAGCTCGTTTTGGAGAAGCCCTTGTAAAAGGCGTAGATAAAGAAAAAATATATAACGATATAGAACAATGGGGAAAAGAAACAGGGCAATTTGCGTACAGTTTAGGCGTTTCATTAGATGAGGCACTTGGAGATACAGCCTTTTACCGTACTTTTATAAGTGAAGTTATAGAAGAAGCTGTAATCAAACATAATTTGTCGGTGAGAACAGTGTTTGCCTCTGCCAGGGTGATTGACCCGCTCCTTGACCATGCTGTTTATTGCTTCAGTTTGACCTATATCCATTTTTACAAGGAAACCCTTGAGAATGCGAAAACGGCATTTATAGAGTTATCCGTTCCAGTAGTTCCTCTTTCAAAAGGTATAGCCGTTTTGCCGTTGATTGGCAATATGGATACAGAAAGAGCTGGACTGTTGATGGAAGAAACATTAAAAGCAGCCAAAAGGCTAAACTTAACGCATCTGATACTTGATTTATCTGGCGTACTAGTGGTTGATACAATGGTGGCAGACCAAATTTTTAAAGTAATCGATGCATTAAAACTGCTTGGTGTTCAGACGATTCTTACAGGAATCCGACCTGAAATTGCACAAACAGTCGTAAGTCTTGGTTTAGATTTCAGCAAACAAGTAACATGGGCAAATCTCCAGCAAGCTTTGGTTGATGTTCAACTTTTCCATAATTAA
- a CDS encoding DUF3954 domain-containing protein, which translates to MEIKTTTEINLLKDAVYVVMDGKLREVDKPESGHGKQIISWQGNKPCHAKLETDIKF; encoded by the coding sequence GTGGAGATTAAAACAACAACAGAAATTAATTTATTGAAAGACGCTGTATATGTGGTTATGGACGGTAAGTTGCGGGAAGTTGACAAGCCTGAAAGCGGACACGGCAAGCAGATTATTAGCTGGCAGGGCAACAAGCCTTGTCATGCTAAGCTGGAGACTGATATTAAATTTTAA
- a CDS encoding aspartyl-phosphate phosphatase Spo0E family protein, which produces MNYTQGAFCDLLARINNLRHLMITAGQQYGLGSQETLRYSEQLDELILQYQFQNR; this is translated from the coding sequence ATGAATTATACCCAAGGCGCTTTTTGTGACTTACTTGCTCGTATTAATAACCTTCGCCATCTAATGATTACAGCTGGACAGCAATATGGCCTTGGAAGCCAAGAGACGTTGCGTTACAGTGAACAGTTAGATGAGCTGATCCTTCAATATCAATTTCAAAATAGATGA
- a CDS encoding aspartyl-phosphate phosphatase Spo0E family protein — protein MNIEKDGISYLLLEIEKTRELLNAAIQSHGISSQEALDHSEELNKLILHVQLHNRKAPCYT, from the coding sequence ATGAACATAGAAAAAGATGGAATCAGTTATTTATTACTAGAAATAGAGAAGACTCGTGAATTATTGAACGCTGCCATTCAGTCACACGGAATCTCTAGCCAAGAAGCATTGGATCACAGTGAAGAGTTAAATAAATTGATTCTCCATGTCCAGCTTCACAATCGAAAAGCTCCTTGTTATACTTAA
- a CDS encoding DUF5065 family protein has protein sequence MQKAIKNKLGKLAITGALALGGLGAAETLLPKGAQHTASAATISEVQGNLSAQYASYAKNSLSVYMDVLGEKPADDNDFAKAFETKHRATFYITNSKGFAVHSGSLNKWVKIPQKKDRIRYFESLTNISTSKLPAGHYRVYVQVPLDDSPLTSFHEPMLTRHFYKDAAGKLSQFSK, from the coding sequence ATGCAAAAAGCTATTAAAAACAAACTCGGAAAACTAGCAATTACTGGCGCTCTTGCTCTCGGCGGACTTGGCGCAGCAGAGACTCTTCTTCCAAAAGGAGCTCAGCATACGGCATCAGCAGCTACTATAAGTGAAGTACAGGGAAACCTTTCAGCCCAGTATGCTTCTTATGCCAAAAATTCCTTGAGTGTCTACATGGACGTCCTAGGTGAGAAACCGGCAGATGATAATGATTTTGCTAAGGCTTTTGAAACAAAACACCGTGCAACATTTTATATTACAAATTCAAAGGGATTCGCTGTACACAGTGGTTCATTAAATAAGTGGGTAAAAATACCACAAAAGAAAGACCGTATTCGTTACTTTGAATCGTTAACAAATATTAGCACTTCCAAGCTACCAGCTGGCCACTATCGTGTTTATGTGCAAGTTCCTTTGGATGACAGCCCCTTGACTTCATTTCATGAACCTATGTTGACTCGCCATTTCTATAAAGATGCTGCTGGGAAGCTCTCTCAGTTCTCTAAATAA
- a CDS encoding L,D-transpeptidase, with the protein MVKWIDVSTSQHQLKLFDGNKLIKAYPIAVGKILSPTPSGTYTIINKQRNPGGPFGVFWMGLSKPHYGIHGTNNPASIGKDVSHGCIRMFNNDVLDLSSKVPIGTRVSIHK; encoded by the coding sequence ATGGTGAAATGGATTGACGTATCAACATCACAACACCAATTGAAACTTTTTGATGGAAATAAACTTATAAAAGCTTACCCCATTGCAGTTGGAAAAATATTATCACCCACTCCTTCTGGGACATACACCATTATCAACAAACAGCGCAATCCTGGTGGACCATTTGGAGTGTTTTGGATGGGGCTGTCCAAGCCTCATTATGGTATACATGGTACAAATAATCCCGCTTCAATTGGAAAGGATGTCTCACACGGATGTATTAGGATGTTTAATAATGATGTCCTAGACTTATCTTCGAAAGTGCCAATTGGTACTAGAGTTTCCATTCATAAATAA
- a CDS encoding site-specific integrase yields the protein MSLQSYLHEWLHEHKKDSVRRNTFDLHEANIRNHINPYFKNLLLKDLSPSKYQKFLNNLYQANYSRRTIEIIHGTLFNAMKKAVTQCRLSFNPCEGATIKGAVRKREVKFIDSDNIPSFLKEAYQYGYVYWLFFLVLIETGLRKGEAAALRWPDINFKDQTITVSKTLDFKEKAKDKLFGDTKNYNSRRTITISKSLT from the coding sequence ATTTCTTTACAATCTTATCTACATGAATGGCTACATGAGCATAAAAAAGATTCTGTCCGGCGAAATACTTTTGATCTTCATGAAGCTAATATTCGAAATCATATTAACCCATATTTTAAAAATTTATTATTGAAGGACTTATCTCCTTCTAAGTACCAAAAGTTTTTAAATAATCTTTATCAGGCGAATTATAGCAGGCGTACTATTGAAATTATTCACGGTACCCTTTTTAATGCAATGAAAAAGGCTGTAACCCAGTGCAGACTTTCCTTTAATCCCTGCGAAGGAGCGACAATAAAAGGTGCTGTAAGGAAAAGAGAAGTAAAATTTATTGATTCAGATAATATCCCTTCTTTTCTAAAAGAAGCTTACCAATACGGTTACGTGTACTGGCTCTTCTTCCTTGTCTTGATTGAAACAGGACTCCGAAAAGGTGAAGCTGCTGCTTTACGGTGGCCAGATATTAATTTTAAAGACCAAACTATTACAGTATCAAAGACCTTAGATTTTAAAGAAAAAGCAAAGGACAAGCTCTTTGGAGACACAAAGAATTACAATTCTCGCCGTACCATCACTATCAGTAAATCATTAACTTGA
- a CDS encoding tyrosine-type recombinase/integrase has product MNLVLCRNDGNYMPKSSLFNAFKKILARIDHPQLPIHSLRHTHVVLQMEAGADLKYIQERLGHGGIEITADVYAHLSKKLEEQQMGRFEEYTKDLFGQKNSQKKRWANDGQVAIKLLAHHLPNKEKPLEAIRLKGLIFLVH; this is encoded by the coding sequence TTGAATTTAGTTCTTTGCCGTAATGATGGAAACTACATGCCGAAATCTTCATTATTTAATGCTTTTAAAAAGATATTGGCACGTATAGATCATCCTCAGTTGCCTATTCATTCACTTCGACACACTCATGTAGTGTTACAAATGGAAGCTGGTGCAGATTTAAAATATATTCAGGAACGATTAGGCCATGGTGGAATTGAAATAACAGCTGATGTCTATGCCCATCTTTCAAAGAAATTGGAGGAACAGCAAATGGGCCGCTTCGAGGAATATACAAAAGACCTTTTCGGGCAAAAAAACTCGCAGAAAAAAAGATGGGCAAATGATGGGCAAGTAGCTATTAAGCTACTTGCCCATCATTTGCCCAACAAAGAAAAACCCCTTGAAGCCATACGGCTCAAGGGGTTGATTTTCTTAGTACATTGA
- the glnA gene encoding type I glutamate--ammonia ligase — protein sequence MGKYTREDIQRLAKEQDVRYIRLQFTDILGTIKNVEIPVSQLDKALDNKMMFDGSSIEGFVRIEESDMQLYPDLDTWVVFPWTAEKGKVARLICDIYTPEGEPFSGDPRANLKRVLKEMEELGFTDFNLGPEPEFFLFKLDEKGEPTLELNDNGGYFDLAPTDLGENCRRDIVLELEEMGFEIEASHHEVAPGQHEIDFKYADAVTACDNIQTFKLVVKTIARKHGLHATFMPKPLFGVNGSGMHMNLSLFKDGKNAFFDESGELKLSETAYQFIAGTVKNAEAFTAICNPTVNSYKRLVPGYEAPCYVAWSAQNRSPLIRIPASRGMSTRVEVRSVDPSANPYLAMAVLLKAGLDGIKNKMPAPAPVDRNIYAMDKEEREAEGVRDLPATLAAALEVLKQNDTIKDALGEHILEHFIEAKEIEWDMFRTQVHPWEREQYMSMY from the coding sequence ATGGGTAAATACACACGTGAAGACATTCAGCGCTTAGCGAAAGAACAAGACGTGAGATACATTCGTCTTCAGTTCACAGACATTCTTGGCACAATCAAAAACGTAGAAATTCCAGTGAGCCAGCTTGACAAAGCGCTTGATAACAAAATGATGTTCGATGGATCTTCAATCGAAGGTTTTGTGCGTATTGAAGAATCTGACATGCAGCTTTATCCGGACCTTGACACTTGGGTTGTATTCCCTTGGACTGCTGAAAAAGGTAAAGTAGCGCGTCTTATCTGTGATATCTACACTCCAGAAGGCGAGCCGTTCTCAGGCGACCCGCGTGCAAACTTAAAACGTGTTTTAAAAGAAATGGAAGAGCTTGGCTTCACAGACTTCAATCTTGGGCCTGAGCCGGAATTCTTCTTGTTCAAATTGGACGAAAAGGGTGAACCAACTCTTGAGCTAAACGATAACGGTGGATATTTCGACCTTGCGCCAACAGACCTTGGTGAAAACTGCCGCCGCGACATCGTGCTTGAGCTTGAAGAAATGGGCTTTGAAATCGAAGCATCTCATCACGAAGTAGCGCCAGGACAACACGAAATCGACTTTAAATATGCGGATGCCGTTACAGCTTGTGACAACATCCAAACATTTAAACTTGTTGTTAAAACAATTGCCCGCAAGCACGGCTTGCACGCGACATTCATGCCAAAACCATTGTTCGGTGTAAACGGCTCTGGTATGCACATGAACTTGTCTTTATTCAAAGACGGCAAAAACGCGTTCTTTGATGAAAGCGGCGAATTGAAACTAAGCGAAACAGCTTACCAATTTATCGCAGGTACAGTGAAAAACGCAGAAGCGTTCACAGCGATCTGTAACCCAACAGTTAACTCTTACAAACGCCTTGTACCAGGTTACGAAGCTCCTTGCTACGTTGCATGGTCAGCGCAAAACCGCAGCCCGCTTATCCGTATCCCGGCATCACGCGGCATGAGCACACGTGTAGAAGTACGTTCTGTTGACCCATCAGCGAACCCGTACCTTGCAATGGCTGTGCTTTTAAAAGCAGGTCTTGATGGAATCAAAAACAAAATGCCAGCTCCAGCTCCAGTAGACCGCAACATCTACGCAATGGACAAAGAAGAGCGTGAAGCAGAAGGCGTACGCGACCTTCCAGCTACACTAGCAGCAGCTCTTGAAGTGTTGAAGCAAAACGACACAATCAAAGACGCGCTAGGCGAGCACATTCTTGAGCACTTCATCGAAGCAAAAGAAATCGAATGGGATATGTTCCGCACACAAGTACATCCTTGGGAGCGCGAGCAGTACATGTCAATGTACTAA